In Phreatobacter aquaticus, a single genomic region encodes these proteins:
- a CDS encoding DUF192 domain-containing protein: protein MTAFPISRRAVLLGGLVCSIPAASAADSDRLTIVTRGGQSHVFTLELANTPEARSRGLMFRRELAPDKGMLFEFGARESEVSMWMKNTYISLDMVFIRADGTIRHIAENTTPLSEATISSGGPVRGVLEVIGGTAKRLGIAPGDRVEHPYFQR, encoded by the coding sequence ATGACTGCGTTCCCCATTTCGCGTCGTGCAGTTCTCCTTGGTGGCCTGGTCTGTTCGATCCCTGCCGCGTCGGCGGCCGACTCCGACCGTCTGACGATCGTCACCCGCGGCGGCCAGAGCCACGTGTTCACGCTCGAGCTTGCCAATACGCCCGAAGCGCGCTCGCGTGGCCTGATGTTCCGCCGCGAGCTGGCTCCGGATAAGGGCATGCTGTTCGAATTCGGCGCTCGCGAGAGCGAAGTCTCGATGTGGATGAAGAACACCTATATCTCCCTCGACATGGTGTTCATCCGTGCCGATGGCACGATCCGCCATATCGCCGAGAACACCACGCCGCTCTCGGAGGCGACCATCTCGTCCGGCGGCCCGGTCCGCGGCGTGCTGGAAGTGATCGGCGGCACCGCCAAGCGTCTCGGCATCGCACCGGGTGACCGGGTCGAACACCCGTATTTCCAGCGCTGA
- a CDS encoding class I SAM-dependent methyltransferase, which yields MLRTIDDTRFWDRSARKYAATHIKDMPGYERTSERTRHFLNPSDTVLELGCGTGTTALKLAPFVGHIVGSDSSTEMVAIAREKATALGCENAEFTVAAAESGPDLVGSYDAVLAFNLLHLIADRQAAFARIHRFLKPGGLFISKTPCLSEMNPLIRIVVPLMRFAGQAPFVSFFAAPALEAEIADASFNVLDRERHGTGRKDPRIFIVARKSG from the coding sequence ATGCTTCGAACTATCGATGACACCCGCTTCTGGGACAGGTCTGCGCGGAAATATGCGGCAACTCACATAAAGGACATGCCCGGCTACGAGCGCACCAGCGAGCGCACGCGACACTTCCTCAACCCGTCCGACACAGTGCTCGAACTCGGATGCGGGACCGGCACGACCGCGCTTAAGCTTGCGCCGTTCGTTGGCCATATCGTTGGAAGTGATTCTTCGACCGAGATGGTCGCCATCGCGCGGGAAAAGGCCACCGCGTTGGGGTGCGAGAACGCTGAGTTCACAGTTGCGGCTGCCGAAAGCGGTCCCGATTTGGTCGGCTCTTACGATGCAGTCCTTGCGTTCAACCTTCTGCACCTGATTGCCGATCGGCAGGCCGCCTTTGCGCGGATCCACCGCTTCCTTAAGCCGGGCGGGCTGTTTATTTCCAAGACCCCCTGCCTGTCTGAGATGAACCCGTTGATCCGCATCGTGGTGCCGCTGATGCGCTTCGCCGGGCAGGCGCCATTCGTATCGTTTTTTGCAGCCCCAGCCCTCGAAGCCGAAATCGCTGACGCAAGCTTCAATGTCCTCGACAGGGAGCGACATGGGACAGGTCGCAAAGATCCTCGGATTTTTATCGTCGCTCGAAAGTCAGGCTGA
- a CDS encoding LysR family transcriptional regulator yields the protein MSKMDWNQARAFSATAAFGSLSGAARKLGLTQPTLSRQVAALEAALGTTLFERIGKRLVLTDAGLSLLDHARAMSTAAEAMALAAAGKSQDIQGRVTISATDAVSAYLLPSLLARVRAMAPQITLVIVASDSISDLRKREADIAIRHVRPTEPELIARLVGEMTAHFYAAESWVAENGKPESVAELCTLEVLGFDPVDQFSGHLRAAGIPVSADQFRIVSDNSVVLWEMVRQGLGIGMMLQEIAELMPNVVRLLPELPGTSVPVWLVSHRELHTSRRVRLVFDLLAEELSRSTAATAGSG from the coding sequence ATGAGCAAAATGGATTGGAATCAGGCTCGTGCTTTCTCTGCGACGGCAGCTTTCGGTTCGCTTTCGGGTGCGGCGCGCAAGCTCGGGCTGACACAGCCCACCTTATCGCGCCAGGTAGCCGCGCTGGAGGCAGCGCTCGGAACCACCCTTTTTGAGAGGATCGGCAAACGGCTCGTCTTGACTGACGCCGGCCTCAGTCTGCTTGACCATGCGCGCGCGATGTCGACAGCGGCAGAAGCGATGGCGCTGGCCGCCGCCGGCAAGTCTCAAGACATCCAGGGGCGTGTCACCATCAGCGCGACGGATGCGGTCTCGGCCTACCTTCTCCCGAGCCTGCTGGCTCGCGTTCGCGCGATGGCACCGCAGATCACACTGGTCATCGTCGCCTCGGACTCAATCAGCGACCTCAGAAAGCGCGAGGCCGACATTGCCATCCGCCACGTGCGTCCGACCGAACCTGAACTCATCGCCAGGCTGGTTGGAGAGATGACGGCCCACTTCTATGCGGCTGAAAGCTGGGTTGCCGAGAACGGGAAACCGGAAAGTGTCGCGGAACTCTGTACCCTCGAGGTACTGGGGTTCGACCCCGTTGATCAATTTTCGGGGCACTTGCGCGCCGCCGGTATACCCGTTTCGGCAGACCAATTCCGGATTGTCTCCGACAATTCCGTCGTCCTGTGGGAAATGGTGCGGCAGGGCCTCGGCATCGGCATGATGTTGCAGGAAATTGCTGAACTCATGCCAAACGTCGTCCGTTTGCTACCTGAACTGCCTGGGACATCAGTGCCCGTCTGGCTGGTGAGTCACCGCGAGTTGCACACGAGCCGGAGGGTCCGATTGGTGTTCGATCTACTGGCTGAGGAACTTAGTCGCAGCACCGCAGCGACAGCGGGTAGCGGGTAG
- a CDS encoding aminotransferase produces the protein MLQLNPDLIDTGTPPIPAARAWMTRYDGGFGPPIDLSQAAPGSAPPAELLKRLGEAAARPDIARYGAILGDADLRESYAAELSHLYGGEIASADVAITAGCNLAFVAAILAVAKAGDNVILPAPWYFNHQMTLQMLGIEARPLICRPEDRFVPAVAAAEALIDGRTRALVLVTPNNPTGAIYPDGLIAAFAGLARARGVALIIDETYRDFLAPGANRAHGLFTEAGWRDHVIQLYSFSKAYAVPGHRVGAITAGPAPMAQVLKVLDSFQICAARPAQGVLAWAIGAMQPWRAEVRAAINGRISAFEGVVSSCPGWEISSIGAYFAYVRHPFDGVPAERVAEALAAERGVLGLPGSYFGPGQERHLRFAFANADVAAISGLPARLSGLSV, from the coding sequence TTGCTCCAGCTCAATCCCGATCTGATCGACACCGGCACGCCCCCGATCCCGGCGGCGCGCGCCTGGATGACCCGCTACGACGGTGGCTTCGGACCGCCGATCGACTTGTCGCAGGCGGCGCCCGGCTCCGCGCCGCCGGCCGAACTGCTCAAGCGCCTCGGCGAGGCCGCCGCCCGTCCCGACATCGCCCGCTATGGCGCGATCCTCGGTGATGCCGACCTTCGCGAGAGCTATGCCGCTGAACTCTCTCATCTTTACGGTGGAGAGATCGCGTCCGCCGATGTCGCCATCACGGCGGGCTGCAACCTCGCCTTCGTGGCGGCGATCCTCGCCGTGGCTAAGGCCGGCGACAATGTCATCCTGCCGGCCCCCTGGTACTTCAACCACCAGATGACCCTGCAGATGCTGGGAATCGAGGCACGGCCGCTGATCTGCCGGCCGGAGGACCGTTTCGTGCCGGCCGTCGCCGCGGCCGAGGCGCTGATCGACGGGCGAACCCGCGCCCTCGTGCTGGTGACGCCCAACAATCCGACTGGGGCGATCTATCCCGACGGGCTGATCGCGGCCTTTGCCGGGCTTGCGCGTGCCCGAGGCGTCGCGCTGATCATCGACGAGACCTATCGCGACTTCCTCGCACCCGGTGCCAACCGCGCCCATGGCCTGTTCACCGAGGCCGGCTGGCGCGACCATGTGATCCAGCTCTACTCGTTCTCCAAGGCCTATGCCGTGCCTGGTCACCGGGTCGGTGCCATCACGGCAGGTCCCGCGCCCATGGCGCAGGTCCTGAAGGTGCTCGATAGCTTCCAGATCTGCGCGGCGAGACCCGCCCAAGGCGTGCTCGCCTGGGCGATCGGTGCGATGCAGCCCTGGCGGGCTGAGGTGCGAGCCGCGATCAACGGGCGCATCTCTGCCTTCGAAGGCGTGGTTTCCAGCTGTCCGGGCTGGGAGATATCCTCGATCGGCGCCTATTTCGCCTATGTCCGCCATCCCTTCGACGGCGTACCGGCCGAGCGGGTGGCCGAGGCGCTGGCGGCGGAACGCGGTGTGCTCGGCCTGCCCGGTTCGTATTTCGGGCCGGGCCAGGAGCGCCACCTGCGCTTTGCCTTCGCCAATGCCGATGTCGCCGCCATTTCCGGCCTGCCGGCACGCCTCTCCGGCCTCTCTGTCTGA
- a CDS encoding ETC complex I subunit has product MVARIYKPAKTAMQSGQGKTHDWRLDFEPETPRVVEPLMGYTSSTDMRQQLRLTFETKEEAIAYAEKNGLAYQVSEAEEPKRRLAAYSDNFKFNRVGAWTH; this is encoded by the coding sequence TTGGTCGCCCGTATCTACAAGCCAGCCAAGACCGCCATGCAGTCGGGACAGGGCAAGACTCACGATTGGCGCCTGGATTTCGAGCCGGAGACGCCGCGCGTGGTCGAGCCGCTGATGGGCTATACGAGCTCCACCGACATGCGCCAGCAGCTGCGCCTCACCTTCGAGACGAAGGAAGAGGCCATTGCCTATGCCGAGAAGAATGGCCTGGCCTATCAGGTGTCGGAGGCCGAGGAGCCGAAGCGCCGGCTCGCCGCCTATTCCGACAATTTCAAGTTCAACCGGGTCGGCGCCTGGACTCACTGA
- a CDS encoding SIR2 family NAD-dependent protein deacylase encodes MDGEWTPAIADLASLVRQSSCAVAFTGAGLSTESGIPDFRSPSGLWTKNKPIPFDAFVADRAVRNEAWRRKFVMDESFRNALPGRGHRVLAAMAAAGHLTGIITQNIDNLHQDSGVGDQHLVELHGNGSYATCLECRHRYELDWVRARYEAAGNVAPDCSACGGPVKSATISFGQAMPEAEMRRALDWSLTSDLFLAIGSSLVVHPAAGLPVAARRNGAKLVIINREPTPLDEIADLVISADIGDVLSRLADSLDLPLRH; translated from the coding sequence ATGGACGGCGAATGGACACCAGCAATAGCTGATCTGGCAAGCCTTGTCCGGCAATCCAGCTGCGCTGTGGCATTCACCGGGGCGGGTCTGTCGACCGAGAGCGGCATTCCGGATTTCCGCTCGCCCAGCGGCCTGTGGACCAAGAACAAGCCGATCCCGTTCGATGCTTTCGTGGCCGATCGCGCCGTGCGCAACGAGGCCTGGCGGCGCAAGTTCGTCATGGACGAGAGTTTCCGCAACGCCTTGCCGGGCAGGGGCCACAGAGTGCTCGCAGCGATGGCGGCGGCTGGCCACCTCACGGGCATCATCACCCAGAACATCGACAACCTGCACCAGGATTCCGGTGTCGGCGACCAGCATCTGGTCGAATTGCACGGCAATGGCAGCTACGCGACCTGCCTCGAATGCCGCCACCGCTACGAACTGGATTGGGTGCGGGCCCGTTATGAGGCCGCGGGCAACGTGGCGCCGGATTGTTCGGCCTGCGGCGGCCCGGTGAAGTCGGCGACCATCTCGTTCGGCCAGGCCATGCCGGAGGCGGAGATGCGCCGCGCGCTCGACTGGTCGCTGACGTCCGACCTGTTCCTGGCGATTGGCTCGTCGCTGGTGGTCCACCCGGCGGCCGGCCTGCCGGTTGCGGCCAGGCGCAACGGTGCGAAGCTTGTCATCATCAACCGGGAACCGACGCCGCTCGATGAGATCGCCGACCTCGTCATCTCCGCCGATATCGGCGATGTCCTGTCGCGCCTCGCCGACAGCCTTGACCTTCCGTTACGTCACTGA
- a CDS encoding response regulator transcription factor produces the protein MRVLLVEDDTLLGAAVRDQIAADGHSVDWATRLDAASDHLRVATYQLILLDLMLPDGQGLDFLRRRRLAGDDTPVIILTARDQISDRIAGLNGGADDYLVKPFDLSELTARLGAVARRYAGNPNPIVRLGELQVDMAGRSVQRAGRRVALTAREWALFEALLQHPHQLLSKAQLEERLYSFDTEIESNTIEVYVGRLRKKVGHAMIETVRGMGYRLGQSVATDSTGDR, from the coding sequence ATGCGCGTTCTGCTCGTTGAAGACGATACGCTTCTCGGGGCGGCGGTGCGCGATCAGATCGCTGCAGACGGGCATAGCGTCGATTGGGCGACCAGACTGGATGCCGCGAGCGACCATCTCCGCGTCGCCACCTATCAACTCATCCTCCTGGACCTGATGCTGCCCGACGGTCAGGGGCTGGACTTTCTGCGCCGCAGGCGCCTCGCGGGGGACGACACCCCGGTCATCATCCTGACCGCCCGCGACCAGATCTCCGACCGGATCGCCGGCCTCAACGGCGGCGCCGACGACTATCTGGTCAAACCCTTCGACCTGTCGGAGCTGACGGCCAGACTGGGTGCGGTCGCAAGACGCTATGCGGGCAATCCCAATCCGATCGTCCGTCTCGGCGAATTGCAGGTCGACATGGCTGGCCGGTCCGTTCAACGCGCCGGCCGCCGCGTGGCGCTGACCGCGCGGGAGTGGGCCCTGTTCGAGGCCCTGCTGCAGCATCCGCACCAGCTTCTGTCCAAGGCGCAGTTGGAGGAGCGACTCTACTCGTTCGACACCGAGATCGAGAGCAACACGATCGAGGTCTATGTCGGACGGCTGCGCAAGAAGGTCGGCCACGCGATGATCGAGACGGTGCGTGGCATGGGCTACCGGCTCGGACAGAGCGTCGCCACAGACAGTACCGGAGATCGTTGA
- the gloA gene encoding lactoylglutathione lyase → MRYLHTMVRVTDLDQSMDFYCNKLGLVQVRKNDFEQGRFSLVFLCAPEDKERAAADIAAGRRDAPMLELTYNWDPETYTGGRNFGHLAYEVDDIYATCEKLMRSGVTINRPPRDGRMAFVRSPDNVSIELLQKGDAKAAAEPWASMPNTGVW, encoded by the coding sequence ATGCGCTACCTTCACACCATGGTCCGGGTGACCGATCTCGACCAGTCCATGGACTTCTACTGTAACAAGCTCGGGCTGGTTCAGGTGCGCAAGAACGATTTCGAGCAGGGCCGGTTCTCGCTGGTGTTCCTGTGCGCGCCCGAGGACAAGGAGCGCGCGGCAGCCGACATCGCCGCCGGCCGCCGTGACGCGCCGATGCTCGAATTGACCTACAACTGGGACCCGGAAACCTATACGGGCGGCCGCAATTTCGGCCATCTCGCCTATGAGGTCGACGACATCTACGCGACATGCGAGAAGCTGATGCGCTCGGGCGTCACCATCAACCGCCCGCCGCGCGACGGCCGCATGGCCTTCGTCCGTTCCCCGGACAATGTCTCGATCGAGCTGTTGCAGAAGGGCGATGCCAAGGCTGCCGCCGAGCCCTGGGCCTCGATGCCCAATACCGGGGTCTGGTGA
- a CDS encoding cold-shock protein, with protein MHGRLDDQPNLEDVPGDLVEIAGTIKWFDVAKGYGFIVPDGGGADVLLHVTSLRRDGYQTAYEGARIVVEATARQRGLQTFRILSMDDSTAIHPSQMPPPRTHVSVTPTSGLERAEVKWFNRLRGFGFLSRGPGTPDIFVHMETLRRYGLTELRPGQWVLVRFGDGSKGLMAAEVRPDGPSFPAAH; from the coding sequence ATGCACGGTCGGCTCGACGACCAGCCGAACCTTGAAGATGTGCCCGGAGATCTCGTTGAGATTGCTGGCACGATCAAGTGGTTCGACGTCGCCAAGGGTTACGGGTTCATCGTGCCCGATGGCGGCGGCGCCGACGTGCTGCTCCACGTGACCAGCCTGCGCCGCGACGGCTACCAGACCGCCTATGAGGGCGCACGCATCGTCGTCGAGGCAACCGCCCGCCAGCGCGGCCTGCAGACCTTCCGAATCCTGTCGATGGACGATTCGACTGCCATCCATCCCTCGCAGATGCCGCCGCCTCGCACCCATGTCTCGGTCACGCCGACCAGCGGGCTGGAGCGGGCCGAGGTCAAATGGTTCAACCGGCTGCGCGGCTTCGGCTTCCTGTCCCGCGGACCCGGCACGCCGGACATCTTCGTCCACATGGAGACCCTGCGCCGCTACGGTCTGACCGAGCTCCGGCCCGGACAATGGGTTCTCGTGCGGTTCGGCGACGGCTCCAAGGGGCTGATGGCGGCCGAGGTTCGGCCGGATGGTCCATCCTTCCCGGCGGCCCATTGA
- a CDS encoding DDE-type integrase/transposase/recombinase — MTDRLASYGAALKTSGAVQKREIRRWLNNRAENPHQPFRHRELATLRFRRMKSQQKFAEFHGSIHNHINQ, encoded by the coding sequence GTGACGGATCGCCTGGCGTCCTACGGCGCAGCACTGAAGACATCGGGCGCGGTCCAAAAGCGCGAGATCAGGCGTTGGCTGAACAATCGCGCGGAGAACCCCCACCAGCCCTTCCGACACAGAGAACTCGCAACGTTGCGGTTTCGGCGGATGAAAAGTCAGCAGAAATTTGCCGAATTCCACGGCTCGATCCACAACCACATCAACCAGTAA
- the dnaE gene encoding DNA polymerase III subunit alpha translates to MAEQNFVHLRVHSSFSLLEGALSIAKLTKLASHDRMPALAVTDTNNLFAALEFSDKVAGYGIQPLVGLTLGVDFADREVDPRRPNLAGIKPRIAVIAATEAGYRNLMALSSSAFMTSSDVGDASVTVQILEAHAEGLIALTGGPGGPIDRAFHDNQTDLAKGRLDRLTAIFSDRLYVELQRHGLESERQVEPALIEEAYSRGLPLVATNQCFFGSISDYESHDALLAIAAGRLLSDTERRQLTPEHRFKTQAEMIQLFTDLPEAIASTVEIARRCHYRPRTRKPILPRFTRVGGDPVDEGAELARQAREGLDARLAAHGPAEGLTEQTYRDRLEFELGVIEKMKFPGYFLIVSDFIKWAKAQSIPVGPGRGSGAGSLVAYALTVTDLDPLRFNLLFERFLNPERVSMPDFDIDFCQDRRDEVIRYVQERYGRSQVAQIITFGTLQARGVLRDVGRVLELPYGQVDKLCKLVPQNPAAPITLDKAIEGEPKLQAAREEEPVVGRLFDIAVKLEGLNRHASTHAAGLVIGDRPLVELVPLYRDPKTDMPVTQYNMKWVEQAGLVKFDFLGLKTLTVMQKAIDLLKQRHVDVELASIPLDDAKSYDMMARGETVGVFQVESVGMRKALVEMKASRFEDIIALVALYRPGPMANIPVYCARKLGLEKAEYPHPLLEQVLSETHGIIVYQEQVMQAAQILSGYSLGEADLLRRAMGKKIKAEMDQQRERFVSGAVTNGITKSKADEIFDLLAKFADYGFNKSHAAAYALVSYHTAWLKANHPVEFIAASMTLDMSNTDKLSEFRREAVRLKIAVEPPCVNRSGVEFNVADGKILYALAAVKGVGTQAVEAIVAARGDRPFADLADFANRINPRSLNRKTLENLACAGAFDALEPNRARALAAVDQVLAEAQRRAEGRALGQDELFGGSGPAPLRLPEVEAWLPGRLLDEEYKAIGFFLSGHPLDDYQQALRRMRIEPFAEFARSVRQGASAGRLAGVVTSRQERRTKTGNKMGIVTLSDPSGHYEAVLFSEGLALYRDLLEPGQAVLMSVGAELQGEEVRVRLLTVEPLEAAAIKVQKGFRVFVDGPAPVESVAKRLMTKGDGEVSIVLVLPDALSEVEVKLPGRYAVSPQIAGALKAVPGVMTVMEL, encoded by the coding sequence TTGGCCGAGCAGAATTTCGTCCACTTGCGTGTCCATTCGTCGTTCTCGCTGCTCGAGGGCGCGCTGTCGATTGCCAAGCTGACCAAGCTCGCCTCCCACGACCGGATGCCGGCGCTGGCCGTCACCGACACCAACAATCTGTTCGCGGCCCTCGAATTCTCCGACAAGGTCGCCGGCTACGGCATCCAGCCGCTGGTCGGCCTGACCCTTGGCGTCGACTTCGCCGACCGCGAGGTCGATCCGCGCCGGCCGAACCTTGCCGGTATCAAGCCGCGCATCGCTGTCATCGCCGCGACGGAGGCCGGCTACCGCAATCTCATGGCGCTGTCGTCCAGTGCCTTCATGACCTCCAGCGATGTCGGCGACGCCAGCGTCACCGTCCAAATTCTGGAGGCCCATGCGGAGGGCCTGATCGCGTTGACCGGCGGCCCCGGCGGGCCGATCGACCGGGCCTTTCACGACAACCAGACCGATCTCGCCAAGGGGCGGCTCGACCGTCTGACCGCGATCTTCAGCGATCGGCTCTATGTCGAGCTGCAGCGCCACGGCCTGGAGAGCGAACGCCAGGTGGAACCGGCGCTGATCGAGGAGGCCTATTCACGCGGCCTGCCGCTGGTGGCCACCAACCAGTGCTTCTTCGGATCGATCTCGGACTACGAGAGCCACGACGCCCTGCTCGCCATCGCGGCGGGGCGCCTCCTGTCCGACACCGAGCGGCGCCAGCTGACGCCCGAACACCGGTTCAAGACTCAGGCCGAGATGATCCAGCTGTTTACCGATCTGCCCGAGGCGATTGCCTCGACGGTCGAGATCGCCAGGCGCTGCCATTATCGGCCGCGCACCCGCAAGCCCATCCTGCCGCGCTTCACCAGGGTCGGCGGCGATCCCGTCGACGAGGGCGCCGAGCTTGCCCGCCAGGCGCGCGAGGGCCTCGATGCCAGGCTCGCCGCCCATGGTCCGGCCGAGGGCCTGACCGAGCAGACCTATCGCGACCGGCTCGAATTCGAGCTCGGCGTCATCGAGAAGATGAAGTTCCCCGGCTACTTCCTCATCGTGTCGGACTTCATCAAATGGGCCAAGGCCCAGAGCATTCCGGTTGGCCCCGGCCGCGGCTCGGGCGCGGGCTCGCTGGTTGCCTATGCGCTGACCGTCACCGATCTGGACCCGCTCCGGTTCAACCTGCTGTTCGAGCGCTTCCTCAATCCGGAACGCGTCTCGATGCCGGATTTCGACATCGACTTCTGCCAGGACCGGCGCGACGAGGTGATCCGCTACGTCCAGGAGCGCTATGGCCGCAGCCAGGTGGCCCAGATCATCACCTTCGGTACCCTGCAGGCGAGGGGCGTGCTACGCGACGTCGGCCGCGTGCTCGAACTGCCGTATGGCCAGGTCGACAAGCTCTGCAAGCTGGTGCCGCAGAACCCGGCGGCCCCGATCACGCTCGACAAGGCGATCGAGGGCGAGCCGAAGCTGCAGGCCGCCCGCGAGGAGGAGCCGGTGGTTGGCCGGCTGTTCGATATTGCGGTGAAGCTTGAGGGCCTGAACCGCCACGCCTCCACCCATGCCGCAGGTCTCGTCATCGGCGACCGGCCGCTGGTCGAGCTGGTGCCACTCTACCGAGACCCCAAGACCGACATGCCGGTCACCCAGTACAATATGAAATGGGTGGAACAGGCCGGCCTGGTGAAGTTCGACTTTCTGGGTCTGAAGACCCTGACCGTGATGCAGAAGGCGATCGACCTCCTGAAGCAGCGCCACGTCGACGTGGAACTGGCCAGCATCCCGCTCGATGACGCCAAGAGCTACGACATGATGGCGCGCGGCGAGACGGTCGGCGTGTTCCAGGTGGAAAGCGTCGGCATGCGCAAGGCGCTTGTCGAGATGAAGGCGAGCCGCTTCGAGGACATCATCGCGCTGGTGGCGCTCTACCGGCCGGGCCCGATGGCCAACATTCCGGTCTATTGCGCTCGCAAGCTGGGGCTGGAAAAGGCCGAATATCCCCATCCGCTGCTGGAGCAGGTGCTGTCCGAGACCCACGGCATCATCGTCTACCAGGAACAGGTCATGCAGGCCGCCCAGATCCTGTCGGGCTATTCGCTGGGCGAAGCCGACCTTCTGCGCCGCGCCATGGGCAAGAAGATCAAGGCGGAGATGGACCAGCAGCGCGAGCGTTTCGTCTCGGGCGCCGTGACCAATGGCATCACCAAATCCAAAGCCGACGAAATTTTTGATTTGCTGGCTAAGTTTGCCGATTACGGCTTCAACAAGAGCCATGCAGCCGCCTATGCGCTGGTTTCCTACCACACGGCATGGTTGAAGGCGAACCATCCGGTTGAGTTCATCGCGGCGTCGATGACGCTCGACATGTCGAACACCGACAAGCTGTCGGAATTCCGCCGGGAGGCCGTTCGCCTGAAGATCGCGGTGGAGCCGCCCTGCGTCAACCGCTCGGGCGTCGAGTTCAACGTCGCCGACGGCAAGATCCTCTATGCGCTGGCGGCGGTGAAGGGTGTGGGTACCCAGGCGGTCGAGGCGATCGTGGCGGCGCGCGGTGACCGGCCTTTCGCCGATCTCGCCGATTTCGCGAACCGCATCAATCCGCGCAGCCTCAATCGCAAGACGCTGGAAAATCTCGCTTGTGCCGGTGCCTTCGACGCGCTGGAGCCGAACCGCGCGCGCGCGCTCGCCGCGGTCGACCAGGTTCTGGCCGAGGCCCAGCGCCGGGCCGAGGGCAGGGCGCTTGGCCAGGACGAATTGTTCGGCGGCTCGGGCCCGGCCCCTCTGCGCCTGCCCGAGGTCGAGGCCTGGCTGCCAGGGCGCCTGCTCGACGAGGAGTACAAGGCGATCGGCTTCTTCCTCTCGGGCCACCCGCTCGACGATTATCAGCAGGCGCTGCGCCGCATGCGCATTGAGCCCTTCGCCGAATTTGCCCGCTCGGTGCGCCAGGGCGCCAGCGCCGGCAGGCTCGCCGGCGTGGTCACCTCGCGCCAGGAGCGCCGCACCAAGACCGGCAACAAGATGGGCATCGTCACCCTGTCGGACCCGTCCGGCCATTACGAGGCCGTGCTGTTCTCGGAAGGCCTCGCCCTTTATCGCGATCTCCTCGAACCCGGCCAGGCTGTGCTCATGTCGGTCGGCGCGGAGCTGCAGGGCGAAGAGGTCCGCGTGCGGCTCTTGACGGTTGAGCCGCTGGAGGCCGCCGCCATCAAGGTGCAGAAGGGCTTCCGCGTCTTTGTCGATGGGCCGGCGCCGGTCGAGAGCGTCGCCAAGCGGCTGATGACCAAGGGCGACGGCGAGGTCTCGATCGTGCTGGTCCTCCCCGATGCGCTGAGCGAGGTGGAGGTGAAGCTTCCCGGCCGCTACGCGGTGTCGCCGCAGATCGCCGGCGCGCTGAAGGCGGTGCCCGGCGTCATGACCGTGATGGAGCTCTAG
- a CDS encoding PepSY domain-containing protein, giving the protein MKRTLGASALLVTALWGGMAAASPRCTAPMADWQPRDALVERLRVRGWQVTRIRTDDGCYKVHAVTADGRRVKAKFDPATLEMLREEADR; this is encoded by the coding sequence ATGAAGCGGACCCTGGGAGCCAGCGCTCTGCTCGTAACAGCCCTTTGGGGCGGCATGGCTGCGGCAAGCCCGCGCTGCACAGCGCCCATGGCCGACTGGCAGCCCCGCGACGCGCTTGTCGAGCGCCTGAGGGTGCGCGGCTGGCAAGTGACACGCATCCGGACGGATGATGGCTGCTACAAGGTCCATGCCGTCACGGCCGATGGACGACGGGTCAAGGCCAAGTTCGATCCGGCAACACTGGAGATGCTGCGGGAGGAAGCCGACCGGTGA